From a single Arthrobacter sp. SLBN-112 genomic region:
- a CDS encoding phage tail protein, protein MALGDFDNSPANAFSVTIDGIEVPRVIEVSGLKTEVDKIELKQQTKDGKYVIRQLIGRQKAGTFSVTRGLTESKTVTDWLKTVMEGDVAGARKTAAVSLLDYKGETLKTYNFVNCWVQSVELNSLKAGATEQATEKFTICYDESTIS, encoded by the coding sequence ATGGCCCTCGGCGATTTTGACAACTCACCAGCCAACGCCTTCTCAGTCACGATCGACGGCATCGAAGTGCCACGGGTGATCGAGGTCAGCGGCCTCAAGACCGAGGTCGACAAGATCGAGCTGAAGCAGCAGACCAAGGACGGCAAGTACGTTATCCGCCAACTCATCGGACGGCAAAAAGCCGGAACATTTTCGGTCACCAGGGGACTCACCGAAAGCAAAACCGTGACCGACTGGCTCAAGACTGTCATGGAAGGCGACGTCGCCGGAGCCCGCAAGACGGCCGCCGTCTCACTGCTTGACTACAAAGGCGAGACGCTGAAGACCTACAACTTCGTCAACTGCTGGGTGCAGAGCGTTGAACTGAACTCGCTCAAGGCAGGCGCAACAGAGCAGGCCACCGAGAAATTCACCATCTGCTACGACGAATCCACCATCTCGTGA
- a CDS encoding DUF6760 family protein — MTYAPDRIYEEVAYVAYHFHWPLNEILDLEHGQRLRYVQEIAGINTRLSQER; from the coding sequence ATGACGTACGCCCCGGACCGGATCTATGAGGAGGTGGCGTACGTGGCCTACCACTTTCACTGGCCGCTCAACGAGATCCTCGATCTGGAACACGGCCAGCGCCTTCGCTACGTCCAGGAAATCGCCGGGATCAACACGCGCCTGTCGCAGGAGCGGTAA
- a CDS encoding VgrG-related protein, whose amino-acid sequence MAHGEEFSNMLLVEVDGRLLPPDVAARLVASYVDDSSNVPDLFLLRFSDEYSTVLEKGGFSIGVPIKLSVQQSGPGGPVPLISGEVTALETEMDQQGLHTIVRGLDHSHRLFRGRRVEAYLQSTAADIVRKVAQRAGIKAGTVDAKGPVLQHVAQDGISDWEFLHRLAVEAGVVLSVSDGVLHFTASTDSATAPAGAGGAKEDPLVLERGVNLVALNGTVTSADQVPDVEVRGWDVAAKRAIVAVAAAKTRSAKLPDANPADLAKTFQSPRYIAPATAYDQAAQCDAAAAAIASRLGGAFAELQGLARGNPKLRAGTAVVLKGAGKPFDGQYTLSSSRHEFSPDTGYLTSFAVSHESERSLYGVAAGANSRAGVPAVVNAVVTAAKDPENQGRVKVKFPVLSDNYESWWARTVQAGAGASRGAVVLPEVGDEVLVAFGHGSFQQPFVLGGLYNGKDQPDKPWADHVGSTDGAVQRRAFVSRSGMLVEFLESPDGEQLTVSTNGGRQTISLVQKPDAAIEILSEGPVNVTAKKDVSVTTSTGDVVIKGKKVTVEASTGLELKGATVKITGSASAELTGGATTTIKGGLVRIN is encoded by the coding sequence GTGGCGCACGGTGAAGAGTTCAGCAACATGCTGCTCGTCGAGGTGGACGGCCGGCTGCTTCCACCGGATGTAGCCGCACGGCTCGTGGCCAGTTATGTCGATGACAGCAGCAACGTCCCGGACCTATTTCTGCTCCGTTTCAGCGATGAATACTCCACTGTCCTGGAGAAAGGCGGCTTCAGCATCGGAGTTCCCATCAAGCTGTCGGTGCAGCAAAGTGGCCCGGGAGGACCTGTTCCGCTGATCTCCGGTGAGGTGACGGCCCTGGAAACGGAAATGGACCAGCAGGGCCTGCACACCATCGTCCGCGGCCTGGATCATTCCCACCGGCTGTTCCGGGGCCGCAGGGTGGAGGCGTACCTGCAGAGCACTGCCGCGGACATAGTCCGCAAGGTCGCGCAGCGGGCCGGAATCAAGGCCGGGACGGTCGATGCAAAAGGCCCGGTGCTGCAGCACGTTGCCCAGGACGGCATAAGCGACTGGGAATTCCTGCACCGGCTGGCGGTTGAAGCCGGGGTGGTGCTTTCCGTGTCCGACGGCGTGCTGCACTTCACCGCATCAACGGATTCAGCGACTGCTCCGGCCGGTGCCGGTGGGGCAAAGGAGGACCCTCTGGTGCTGGAACGGGGCGTCAACCTTGTGGCGCTCAACGGCACCGTCACCTCCGCAGACCAGGTCCCCGACGTGGAAGTCAGGGGATGGGACGTCGCAGCAAAGCGGGCGATCGTTGCTGTTGCGGCGGCCAAGACCCGCAGCGCCAAGCTTCCGGATGCCAACCCCGCAGACCTCGCCAAGACGTTCCAAAGTCCGAGGTACATCGCGCCCGCCACAGCCTATGACCAGGCTGCACAATGTGATGCTGCCGCCGCCGCCATAGCCTCGCGCCTCGGCGGCGCCTTCGCGGAACTCCAGGGCCTAGCGCGCGGCAACCCGAAACTGCGGGCCGGAACCGCCGTGGTGCTCAAGGGCGCCGGCAAGCCGTTTGATGGCCAGTACACCCTCAGCTCGTCCCGGCACGAGTTCAGCCCGGACACCGGATACCTCACATCCTTTGCAGTCAGCCACGAATCCGAACGGTCACTCTACGGAGTCGCGGCCGGCGCAAACAGCAGGGCAGGCGTGCCCGCCGTGGTTAACGCTGTCGTGACGGCCGCGAAGGATCCGGAGAACCAGGGCAGGGTCAAGGTCAAGTTCCCGGTCCTGTCTGATAACTACGAGAGTTGGTGGGCACGGACGGTTCAGGCAGGAGCCGGCGCCTCGCGCGGCGCAGTCGTCCTGCCGGAGGTGGGGGACGAGGTCCTCGTCGCCTTCGGCCACGGCAGCTTCCAGCAACCATTCGTGCTGGGCGGCCTCTACAACGGCAAGGACCAGCCGGACAAACCATGGGCGGACCACGTGGGCTCCACCGACGGCGCCGTCCAGCGCCGTGCATTTGTCTCCCGCTCGGGAATGCTGGTGGAGTTCCTCGAGTCTCCCGACGGCGAACAGCTCACCGTGAGCACGAATGGCGGAAGACAAACGATCTCGCTTGTTCAAAAGCCGGATGCCGCTATCGAGATTCTCTCGGAAGGACCCGTCAACGTCACGGCAAAGAAGGACGTTTCTGTGACGACGTCAACAGGCGACGTGGTGATCAAGGGCAAGAAGGTGACTGTGGAAGCATCGACCGGCCTCGAGCTGAAAGGGGCCACAGTAAAGATCACGGGAAGCGCGTCGGCGGAACTGACTGGCGGCGCAACCACAACGATCAAGGGCGGCCTGGTCCGGATTAACTGA
- a CDS encoding eCIS core domain-containing protein — protein MHSHDHDQSDVDGLLSKPARKEAADSAVVFRAAAAGRTDVVGSHGMLALQRALGNSGVRGLVEEERSPVLDVVSSGGGQPLEEPVRADMEGRLGHSFADVRVHTGETAHNSAASVNAHAYTVGSNIVFQRDKYDPGSDTGRTMLAHELTHVVQQRSGPVDGTATGTGVRVSDPGDRFEREAAATAERAMSAPAAPATAQRSTAGAAVVQRAADEETAQGSFIDGQSVQRDEAEEEEPG, from the coding sequence ATGCACAGCCACGACCACGACCAGTCCGACGTCGACGGGCTCCTCAGCAAGCCAGCCCGGAAGGAAGCCGCGGATTCTGCGGTGGTGTTCCGGGCGGCGGCGGCCGGCCGGACCGACGTCGTTGGGTCCCACGGGATGCTGGCGCTGCAGCGCGCCCTCGGAAACAGCGGCGTCCGCGGCCTGGTGGAGGAGGAACGGTCACCTGTCCTCGACGTCGTCTCGTCCGGGGGCGGCCAACCGCTGGAGGAACCGGTGCGGGCCGATATGGAAGGCCGGCTGGGACACAGCTTCGCGGACGTCCGCGTCCATACGGGGGAGACTGCCCACAATTCTGCTGCGTCCGTAAACGCCCATGCGTATACCGTCGGGTCCAACATCGTTTTCCAGCGGGACAAATACGACCCCGGCTCGGACACCGGCAGGACGATGCTCGCCCACGAACTGACGCACGTGGTCCAGCAGCGGAGCGGCCCGGTGGACGGAACCGCGACGGGCACCGGGGTGCGGGTCAGCGACCCGGGCGACCGCTTTGAACGGGAGGCTGCCGCTACAGCCGAGCGGGCCATGTCCGCACCGGCAGCCCCGGCGACGGCACAGCGTTCGACGGCGGGCGCCGCCGTCGTGCAGCGTGCCGCGGATGAGGAGACCGCGCAGGGGTCTTTCATTGATGGCCAGAGCGTCCAGCGGGACGAGGCAGAAGAGGAAGAGCCGGGCTGA
- a CDS encoding phage tail sheath family protein — translation MPSYLSPGVYVNEVEAGTRPIEGVGTAVAAFVGLSAKGPDNEPTLVSNWTQFSEMFGDFIPGSYLAHAVYGYFLNGGGNCYVVRIGADGRREEKPKQQQPKAVAAAPMAELGGYRLTAKSNASNPKPVTIEIADPSGENPPEDQFKIVITAEGKPPEVWDNVTTKRGTNNVATKVSAESKVVTIEEVAPGAALLKPDKGTIQLVAPEPEPEPPSTEELNVNDYVGDAADRTGFSGLEAVDEVTMVAVPDLMAAYEQGSIDLETVKAVQLAAIAHCELMGDRIAIIDAPPNLNAQQIKNWRMDGGGYDSKFAALYWPWIKTFDPSTGTSRFIPPSGHMAGVWARNDDTRGVHKAPANEVIRGVTSLQTQITKTEQELLNPIGVNCIRTFPGRGIRVWGARTLSSDAEWRYLNVRRLFNYLEESILQGTQWAVFEPNDPALWARIRRTISAFLTNEWRKGALFGLTPEQAFFVKCDFETNPAEGIDAGQVVCQVGVAPVKPAEFVIFQLSQFSGGTSLVSE, via the coding sequence ATGCCAAGCTATCTTTCGCCAGGTGTGTACGTAAATGAAGTCGAAGCGGGCACGCGTCCGATCGAGGGCGTAGGCACTGCAGTCGCCGCCTTCGTCGGGCTCTCCGCCAAAGGACCTGACAACGAGCCCACCCTCGTTTCCAACTGGACCCAGTTCTCGGAGATGTTCGGGGACTTCATCCCGGGCTCGTACCTGGCCCACGCCGTCTACGGCTACTTCCTGAACGGCGGTGGTAACTGCTACGTCGTCCGCATCGGCGCTGACGGCAGGCGCGAGGAAAAGCCGAAGCAACAGCAGCCCAAAGCCGTGGCCGCGGCCCCAATGGCAGAACTCGGCGGATACCGCTTGACGGCGAAGTCCAACGCATCCAACCCCAAGCCAGTGACCATCGAAATCGCCGACCCCAGCGGTGAAAACCCGCCGGAAGACCAGTTCAAAATCGTCATAACGGCAGAGGGAAAACCCCCCGAGGTCTGGGACAACGTGACCACCAAGCGCGGCACCAACAACGTTGCCACCAAGGTCAGCGCCGAATCAAAGGTAGTGACCATTGAGGAGGTCGCCCCGGGCGCCGCCCTCCTGAAGCCGGACAAGGGCACCATCCAGCTCGTCGCCCCGGAACCGGAGCCCGAACCGCCCAGCACCGAGGAACTGAACGTGAACGACTACGTCGGTGACGCGGCAGACCGCACCGGTTTCAGCGGCCTGGAAGCCGTGGACGAGGTGACCATGGTCGCCGTTCCGGACCTGATGGCTGCCTACGAACAGGGCTCGATCGACCTGGAAACCGTCAAGGCTGTCCAGCTCGCCGCCATCGCCCACTGCGAGCTGATGGGCGACCGCATCGCCATCATCGATGCGCCACCGAACCTGAACGCACAACAGATCAAAAACTGGCGCATGGACGGCGGCGGCTACGACTCGAAATTCGCCGCGCTGTACTGGCCGTGGATAAAGACTTTCGACCCGTCCACCGGAACCAGCAGGTTCATCCCGCCGTCCGGCCACATGGCCGGCGTCTGGGCACGGAACGACGACACACGCGGCGTCCACAAGGCCCCGGCGAACGAGGTGATCCGCGGCGTCACCAGCCTGCAGACCCAGATCACCAAGACGGAACAGGAACTGCTGAATCCCATCGGGGTCAACTGCATCCGCACCTTCCCGGGCCGCGGGATCCGCGTCTGGGGAGCGCGAACCCTGTCCAGTGACGCCGAATGGCGGTACCTGAACGTCCGGCGCCTGTTCAACTACCTGGAGGAGTCCATCCTGCAGGGGACGCAGTGGGCTGTCTTCGAACCGAACGACCCCGCGCTCTGGGCCCGTATCCGCCGCACCATCAGCGCATTCCTGACCAACGAATGGCGCAAGGGTGCGCTCTTCGGGCTGACCCCCGAGCAGGCCTTCTTCGTGAAATGCGACTTTGAAACCAACCCGGCCGAAGGCATCGACGCAGGACAGGTCGTGTGCCAGGTGGGCGTCGCCCCGGTAAAGCCGGCCGAGTTCGTGATTTTCCAGCTATCCCAATTCTCCGGCGGCACCAGCCTCGTGAGTGAGTAA
- a CDS encoding ATP-binding protein, whose protein sequence is MDATSMSRRRQRRADPSAGRRGDGGVGTMTGSPSLAHVLGRVGVVEERIRLLVATRRADDPQPDDPFRGLYLSDDAVDRLLWQEAAGPEDERTETDPGWRSPRLEECEARADDAQADGHRLRLRELAATFGLEPLDVDLLLVALAADLDQRFEQLFGYLNDDVTRRRPSVAVALALCGSPLSAADARARVLSGPLITGGLLVVEDPDRPLPGRSLRVPDRVVGHLLGGDTPELSLQAVLAEPPTVDWGDAVPLERALRAGVRLAYLREPATGSGRVLAAGALNAAGYGTVLLDLALLAAEREPLQLVEAAVRETRLRGSGLVAGPLAVVADRPAVLEALHAEPQPVLLFGDGAWDPAWTTRPPLLVDVPVSTTAERSSLWRNALGALNGMDVEAATSAFRLRPEQVARAAGSAQVQATLTPDGRLTASHLGAGARAENGSALDRLARRVEPVVGWEDLVLPDAVLLALKEVALRARHREQVLGDWAMRPGAGRGHGVAALFAGDSGTGKTMSAEVVARALGLDLYVVDLATVVDKYVGETEKNLERIFTAAAGVNGVLLFDEADAVFGRRSEVKDAHDRYANIESAYLLQRMETFDGLAILATNLRANIDEAFTRRLDVVVDFPLPDAAHRRILWDRCLGRTLARAEDIDLAFLGQAFELAGGAIRSAAVTAAYLAADDGGRVTMTHLVTAVQREYRKLGRLTLESEFGPYWGMLTLARRSGG, encoded by the coding sequence TTGGACGCCACCAGCATGTCCCGCCGCCGGCAGCGGCGCGCGGATCCCAGCGCCGGGCGGCGGGGTGATGGGGGTGTGGGCACGATGACCGGGAGCCCCAGTCTCGCCCATGTTCTCGGCCGCGTGGGGGTGGTGGAGGAGCGGATCCGTCTCCTCGTCGCAACGCGACGCGCCGATGACCCGCAACCTGATGACCCGTTCCGTGGGCTCTACCTCAGCGACGACGCCGTCGACCGCCTGCTGTGGCAGGAAGCGGCGGGACCGGAGGATGAAAGGACGGAAACGGACCCGGGCTGGCGTTCGCCGCGCCTCGAGGAATGCGAGGCTCGGGCGGACGATGCCCAGGCCGACGGGCACCGGCTGAGACTGCGGGAGCTGGCCGCCACCTTTGGCCTCGAACCGCTTGACGTCGATCTGCTGCTGGTTGCGCTCGCGGCCGACCTCGACCAGCGCTTCGAACAGCTTTTCGGCTACCTTAACGACGACGTCACCCGGCGCCGTCCTTCGGTCGCTGTCGCGCTGGCACTGTGCGGCTCCCCGTTGTCCGCGGCCGACGCGCGTGCGCGGGTGCTGTCCGGTCCGCTGATCACTGGCGGGCTGCTCGTCGTCGAGGACCCCGACCGCCCGTTGCCGGGAAGGTCACTGCGTGTGCCGGACCGCGTCGTCGGGCATCTTTTGGGCGGTGATACGCCGGAACTGTCCCTTCAGGCTGTTCTGGCCGAACCGCCAACCGTCGACTGGGGGGATGCTGTCCCGCTGGAACGCGCGCTCCGGGCAGGTGTCCGTCTGGCTTACCTCCGTGAGCCCGCCACAGGCTCGGGCCGTGTTCTGGCTGCAGGCGCTTTGAACGCCGCGGGCTACGGAACGGTGCTGCTGGACCTGGCCCTGCTAGCCGCCGAGCGTGAACCGCTCCAGCTCGTGGAAGCTGCCGTGCGGGAAACACGGCTCCGGGGCTCTGGCCTCGTGGCGGGACCACTTGCTGTGGTGGCGGACCGGCCTGCAGTGCTGGAGGCCCTGCACGCTGAACCGCAGCCCGTGTTGCTCTTCGGGGACGGCGCGTGGGATCCGGCATGGACCACCCGGCCGCCACTCCTGGTGGACGTTCCTGTCAGCACAACTGCCGAACGTTCAAGCCTCTGGCGCAACGCGCTCGGCGCCCTCAACGGGATGGACGTCGAGGCCGCCACGTCGGCGTTCCGGCTGCGTCCGGAGCAGGTGGCCCGGGCTGCAGGGTCGGCGCAGGTGCAGGCCACATTGACGCCCGACGGGCGCCTCACGGCATCGCACCTCGGTGCGGGAGCGAGGGCAGAGAACGGTTCAGCCCTTGACCGCCTGGCCCGGCGGGTCGAGCCGGTGGTGGGCTGGGAAGACCTGGTCCTCCCGGATGCGGTGCTGCTGGCGCTCAAGGAAGTGGCGCTGCGGGCCAGGCACCGCGAACAGGTCCTCGGCGACTGGGCGATGCGGCCCGGAGCGGGCCGGGGACACGGCGTGGCGGCGTTGTTTGCCGGGGATTCCGGGACAGGCAAGACCATGTCCGCTGAAGTTGTGGCCCGTGCGCTGGGACTGGACCTCTACGTGGTGGACCTGGCCACCGTCGTCGACAAATACGTGGGCGAGACCGAGAAAAACCTGGAACGGATCTTCACAGCCGCGGCAGGTGTCAACGGCGTGCTGCTCTTCGACGAGGCGGACGCCGTCTTCGGGCGCCGCTCCGAGGTCAAGGACGCCCACGACCGCTACGCCAACATCGAAAGCGCCTACCTCCTCCAGCGGATGGAAACGTTCGACGGCCTGGCCATCCTTGCCACGAACCTGCGCGCCAACATTGACGAGGCATTCACCCGCCGGCTGGACGTCGTCGTTGACTTCCCGCTGCCGGACGCCGCCCACCGCCGCATCCTGTGGGACCGCTGCCTCGGGCGGACGCTTGCCCGGGCGGAGGACATCGACCTCGCCTTCCTGGGGCAGGCCTTCGAACTTGCCGGCGGAGCCATCCGCTCTGCCGCCGTCACTGCCGCCTATCTCGCCGCCGATGACGGCGGCAGGGTCACCATGACCCACCTGGTCACCGCAGTGCAGCGTGAGTACCGCAAGCTGGGGCGGCTCACCCTGGAGAGCGAGTTCGGCCCGTACTGGGGCATGTTAACCTTGGCGCGAAGGTCCGGTGGGTAG
- a CDS encoding CIS tube protein: MTTHAIVSEPEAAHDSNPAASGAVAAGRAPNKGGAEHLKLSHAFLKLYEPSQDGSLDKPGPKFGEIEFQFNPKELTMGKAATWARQTAKGNKTAGPPQYVGPTPSKLTLEMFFDASGKQDKDVVKRVQQLLACCVPTEASRTHGKGSPPWVVFRWGELTGFLAYVASVQVKYTLFTASGLPVRAICTVALEEIAGDPPKQNPSSGGLVPRRRHVVIEGDTLAGIAYGEYGNASLWRAVAAANRIDDPMRLRPGSALLLPSVDELPSGATQEGPAESREVLRGAR, encoded by the coding sequence ATGACCACGCATGCGATTGTTTCGGAACCGGAGGCGGCTCACGACTCCAACCCGGCGGCGTCGGGCGCGGTTGCTGCCGGCCGTGCCCCGAACAAGGGCGGGGCGGAGCACCTGAAACTCTCCCACGCGTTCCTGAAACTTTACGAGCCTTCCCAGGATGGCTCCTTGGATAAGCCGGGCCCGAAATTCGGTGAGATCGAGTTCCAGTTCAACCCCAAGGAACTGACCATGGGGAAAGCCGCCACGTGGGCCCGGCAAACAGCGAAGGGCAACAAGACTGCCGGACCGCCGCAGTACGTGGGCCCGACGCCCTCCAAGCTCACACTTGAAATGTTCTTTGACGCCTCCGGCAAGCAGGACAAGGACGTGGTGAAGCGAGTCCAACAGTTGCTGGCCTGCTGCGTCCCCACCGAAGCCTCGCGCACGCACGGCAAAGGCTCCCCGCCCTGGGTGGTTTTCCGGTGGGGGGAATTGACCGGCTTCCTGGCCTATGTTGCCAGCGTCCAAGTCAAGTACACCCTCTTCACAGCTTCAGGGCTTCCGGTACGTGCCATATGCACCGTGGCGCTGGAGGAGATTGCAGGAGATCCGCCCAAGCAGAACCCGTCCTCGGGCGGTCTGGTGCCGCGGCGAAGGCATGTGGTGATCGAAGGGGACACGCTTGCCGGCATTGCCTACGGCGAATACGGCAACGCTTCACTTTGGCGGGCCGTGGCGGCTGCCAACCGGATCGATGATCCCATGCGCCTGCGGCCCGGCTCGGCGTTGTTACTTCCCTCGGTTGATGAGCTGCCATCCGGAGCAACGCAGGAGGGGCCGGCGGAAAGCCGGGAGGTGCTTCGTGGCGCACGGTGA
- a CDS encoding phage tail protein, whose product MMLEDVNTAVSVRYTVALDNADLGTFSTCEGLGCEVVIESREEGGNNAFIWQLPTRLKYPNITLTRPLGRDTEKIAKWFADMASGYTRCTGIIEAMTGSGRKIAGWELYDVVPVRWKGPSLNPDQPKVIMESLEIAHHGFVSKLR is encoded by the coding sequence ATGATGCTGGAAGACGTGAATACAGCGGTTAGTGTCCGGTACACCGTGGCTTTGGACAACGCGGACCTGGGAACGTTCAGCACCTGTGAAGGGCTGGGCTGCGAGGTAGTGATTGAATCCCGCGAGGAGGGCGGCAACAACGCCTTCATCTGGCAACTTCCCACCCGGCTCAAATACCCCAACATCACGTTGACCCGGCCGCTGGGGCGTGACACGGAAAAAATAGCCAAATGGTTCGCGGACATGGCTTCCGGGTACACGCGCTGCACCGGAATCATCGAGGCCATGACCGGCAGCGGCCGCAAGATCGCGGGCTGGGAACTCTACGACGTGGTGCCCGTGCGGTGGAAGGGTCCATCCCTCAACCCTGACCAGCCAAAAGTCATCATGGAGTCGCTGGAGATTGCCCACCACGGCTTCGTTTCGAAGCTGCGCTAG
- a CDS encoding DUF4255 domain-containing protein, protein MIAQVDEALRTLVRTEALDGSEVDVVFDAPTKDWAGRRNAPTVNLYLYDIREDVRRRERGMSEERGDDGYVRTRRPAPRHFKLSYLVTAWTQRPEDEHRLLDQLLRCFLKHEALPDELVVGPLAETGLVVPLTVGLPPPEDRAFADVWSALGGELKPSLDIVVIAPVATGIIYETAVPASKGTHVDMSDLVGGGADVGRHQHVPPPAAARGSQRRAAG, encoded by the coding sequence ATGATTGCTCAGGTTGATGAGGCCCTGCGGACGCTCGTCCGCACCGAAGCATTGGATGGTTCCGAGGTGGACGTCGTTTTCGACGCGCCGACCAAGGACTGGGCCGGCCGCCGCAACGCTCCGACCGTCAATCTCTATCTCTACGATATCCGGGAAGACGTGCGGCGCAGGGAACGCGGGATGTCCGAAGAACGCGGCGACGACGGGTATGTCCGGACACGCCGGCCCGCTCCGCGCCACTTCAAACTTTCCTATCTTGTGACGGCATGGACCCAGCGGCCGGAGGACGAGCACCGGCTGCTGGACCAACTGCTGCGGTGCTTCCTTAAGCACGAGGCGCTTCCGGATGAGCTGGTGGTCGGTCCGCTGGCGGAGACGGGACTCGTGGTCCCACTGACCGTAGGTCTTCCTCCTCCGGAGGACCGTGCATTCGCGGACGTGTGGTCCGCCCTGGGAGGCGAGCTGAAGCCGTCCCTCGACATCGTGGTAATCGCGCCCGTGGCGACCGGCATCATTTACGAAACAGCCGTTCCGGCTTCCAAGGGGACGCACGTGGACATGTCCGATCTTGTCGGTGGAGGCGCCGACGTTGGACGCCACCAGCATGTCCCGCCGCCGGCAGCGGCGCGCGGATCCCAGCGCCGGGCGGCGGGGTGA
- a CDS encoding GPW/gp25 family protein → MGQEFIGAGWAFPLRTDRTGGIALVHDQREIEESIHLILATSPGERPMRPEFGCAVHDYVFAPADASTAGDIAYAVRVALNRWEPRIDLENVLVYFDGAQDGVLLIDIQYTVRGTNDPRNLVFPFYVIPRNGEERDY, encoded by the coding sequence GTGGGACAGGAGTTCATCGGCGCTGGCTGGGCGTTCCCGCTGCGGACCGACAGGACCGGCGGGATCGCCCTGGTTCATGACCAGCGGGAGATCGAGGAAAGTATCCACCTGATCCTGGCCACGTCGCCGGGGGAGCGGCCCATGCGTCCGGAATTTGGCTGCGCCGTGCACGACTACGTTTTCGCGCCCGCAGACGCATCCACGGCCGGAGATATCGCCTATGCGGTCCGGGTGGCACTGAACCGCTGGGAGCCCCGGATAGACCTCGAAAACGTCCTGGTCTACTTTGACGGGGCGCAGGACGGGGTGCTGCTGATCGATATCCAGTACACCGTCAGGGGAACCAACGACCCCCGGAACCTCGTGTTCCCGTTCTATGTCATCCCGCGCAACGGAGAAGAGCGTGACTACTGA